A single Pseudomonadota bacterium DNA region contains:
- a CDS encoding carboxymuconolactone decarboxylase family protein produces MSQFNVHSKETAPAESAELLAAAEKSFGFIPNLLGVLAESPAAIKAYLTIGKIFDESSFSATERQLVILAASRFNECDYCVAAHSVVAGMQKVPADVIDAIRNDQPIDDEKLEALRTFTTAVVEKRGWVSDDDIATFKAAGYSKAQILEVILGLSFKTLSNYVNHIAETPLDDAFAAQAWTPVTDRLAS; encoded by the coding sequence ATGAGTCAATTCAACGTACACTCCAAAGAAACGGCACCGGCGGAATCAGCCGAGCTGTTAGCCGCCGCCGAAAAGTCGTTTGGGTTTATTCCCAACCTGCTCGGCGTATTGGCGGAATCCCCGGCAGCGATCAAAGCTTATTTGACAATCGGAAAAATCTTCGACGAATCATCTTTTTCAGCTACTGAACGCCAGTTAGTAATTTTGGCAGCGAGCCGATTCAATGAGTGCGATTATTGTGTGGCGGCTCACTCTGTGGTCGCCGGCATGCAAAAAGTACCTGCCGATGTGATAGACGCGATCCGCAATGACCAACCGATCGACGACGAAAAATTGGAAGCTTTGCGTACCTTTACTACCGCGGTCGTTGAAAAACGCGGTTGGGTGTCTGATGATGATATCGCCACTTTTAAGGCGGCGGGTTACAGCAAGGCACAAATCCTCGAGGTGATTCTGGGCCTAAGTTTCAAGACTCTCAGCAACTATGTGAACCATATTGCCGAAACGCCGCTTGATGACGCATTTGCCGCACAGGCCTGGACACCTGTTACCGATCGGCTGGCGAGTTAG
- a CDS encoding glutathione S-transferase N-terminal domain-containing protein gives MIDFYFWTTPNGYKVLVFLEETGIPYRIEPVNISKGEQFEPEFLRISPNNRMPAIVDHSPGEPGMPLSLFESGAILLYLAEKTGLFLPTDAPGRADVLQWLFWQMGGLGPMLGQNLHFGQYAPEKIPYAIDRYVNETSRLFKVLDKRLADREFIAGDYSIADMASYPWVFKHPFLQLGLEDYPNLKRWFETIEQRPAVVRAYEIGASINTTPTMTEESKKILLGQSHRSAAA, from the coding sequence ATGATTGACTTTTATTTCTGGACGACCCCCAACGGGTACAAGGTACTTGTGTTCCTGGAGGAAACGGGAATTCCGTATCGCATCGAGCCCGTCAACATCAGCAAGGGGGAACAGTTTGAACCTGAGTTCCTGCGCATCTCCCCGAACAACAGGATGCCGGCGATTGTCGACCATAGTCCCGGCGAACCTGGCATGCCTTTGTCGCTTTTCGAGTCCGGCGCCATATTGCTTTACCTGGCAGAAAAAACCGGGCTTTTTCTGCCTACAGACGCCCCTGGACGTGCCGATGTACTGCAATGGTTGTTTTGGCAAATGGGTGGGCTTGGCCCGATGCTCGGACAAAATCTGCACTTTGGCCAGTATGCGCCAGAGAAAATCCCTTATGCGATCGACCGCTATGTCAACGAGACAAGCCGCCTGTTCAAGGTCCTGGACAAGCGACTGGCAGACCGCGAGTTCATCGCCGGCGACTACTCGATTGCCGACATGGCCAGTTATCCCTGGGTATTCAAGCACCCGTTTCTGCAACTGGGGCTTGAGGATTATCCGAACCTGAAACGCTGGTTCGAGACAATCGAGCAACGGCCAGCCGTTGTTCGCGCCTACGAAATCGGTGCCAGCATCAATACCACACCGACGATGACCGAGGAGTCGAAAAAGATCCTGCTGGGTCAGAGTCACCGGTCGGCAGCCGCTTAG
- a CDS encoding 4-oxalocrotonate tautomerase family protein: MPYVNIRITREGVTTEQKELLIRETTAMLGRVLNKDPQTTHVVIDEIDTDNWGFGGESTTHYRQREQDGERND, translated from the coding sequence GTGCCATACGTAAACATCAGGATAACCCGTGAAGGCGTTACTACCGAGCAAAAGGAATTATTGATCCGGGAGACCACAGCAATGCTTGGACGCGTACTCAACAAGGATCCGCAGACAACCCATGTTGTCATCGACGAAATCGATACGGACAACTGGGGATTTGGCGGAGAGAGTACCACCCACTATCGACAACGAGAGCAAGACGGAGAACGCAATGATTGA
- a CDS encoding zinc-binding dehydrogenase, which translates to MKAAVIHQFGDFDVLKYEDIATPKPKPGNVLVKILAAGVNRLDHYLREGSVVPDFPFPHILGADAAGEVFRAGKDVTGFEIGERIIVVPGYPQSEEDYDIYPASQAPSFALPGLHIPGTYAQYIEVPARFLLKDDTGLTPAEVATLPVALATAVRAVKEVAGVKAGDTVLVQAGASGSGSMQIQVAKALGARVATTIRNASKADAVRELGADLVINTSNEDLVERVKEWTDGRGADVVIDNLAGDVLATSIAAAKATGVIVAFGFAAGPEVKFDIRSLFFEQKELKGSMASDKSDLEFGLQLVREGKITPLLDRTLPLSEAAEAHRLVANNEVIGNVALLPWAA; encoded by the coding sequence ATGAAAGCAGCAGTCATTCACCAATTTGGCGATTTCGACGTACTCAAGTATGAAGACATCGCAACACCGAAACCCAAACCGGGTAACGTCCTGGTCAAAATCCTGGCCGCCGGCGTGAACCGTCTGGACCACTATCTCCGGGAGGGCTCGGTAGTGCCCGACTTCCCCTTCCCTCACATTCTGGGCGCGGATGCCGCCGGTGAAGTTTTCCGGGCGGGCAAAGACGTCACCGGTTTTGAGATCGGCGAACGGATCATCGTGGTTCCGGGTTATCCACAAAGCGAAGAGGACTACGACATCTATCCGGCTAGCCAGGCGCCGAGCTTTGCTCTGCCCGGTCTGCACATCCCGGGAACGTATGCGCAGTACATCGAAGTTCCCGCGCGTTTCCTGTTGAAGGATGATACCGGCCTCACGCCGGCGGAAGTGGCAACACTACCCGTCGCGCTTGCAACCGCGGTACGTGCGGTCAAGGAAGTCGCTGGCGTCAAGGCCGGTGACACAGTTTTGGTCCAGGCCGGTGCTTCAGGCTCCGGCAGCATGCAGATTCAGGTTGCCAAGGCGCTGGGAGCCCGGGTGGCCACCACCATACGCAACGCGTCCAAGGCGGATGCTGTCCGCGAACTCGGTGCAGATCTCGTGATCAACACAAGCAATGAAGACCTTGTGGAACGCGTAAAGGAGTGGACCGACGGCCGTGGCGCCGACGTGGTCATCGATAACCTGGCGGGCGACGTTCTCGCCACGAGTATCGCTGCTGCGAAAGCAACCGGCGTTATCGTCGCATTTGGATTCGCGGCTGGACCAGAGGTCAAATTTGACATCCGTAGTCTTTTCTTCGAACAGAAAGAGCTGAAAGGATCAATGGCCAGCGACAAAAGCGACCTGGAATTTGGCCTGCAACTCGTGCGTGAAGGCAAGATAACTCCATTACTGGACCGGACCTTGCCATTGAGTGAGGCGGCAGAGGCACATCGTCTGGTCGCGAACAATGAAGTGATCGGCAACGTGGCGCTGTTGCCCTGGGCTGCCTAG
- a CDS encoding LysR family transcriptional regulator, whose amino-acid sequence MDSIAGMRILVRVVDSGSFSAAARQLGIAPSSVSRQINQLEEDLGARLFVRTTRKLSLTEAGQLYYERARGIIDDVNEAKLALSQLGSPSGILRVTVPSGIGRQLVVSAVPAFLDKYPAIKIVLSMTDRMVDIVDAGIDVAIRVGRQRDSSFKARKIGESKRIVCASPEYLKKAGTPKKPVDLESHNCITWRDHPGHNVWTFRGPDGVSNVRASGSFFAKNADAIVAATVAGLGLSLLPDWNMGIELRQKQLRPVLTDYQASPAASPVYAVHAHQRHVPPKIRVFIDFLIEAFARTRYS is encoded by the coding sequence ATGGATAGTATTGCGGGCATGCGCATCCTTGTGCGTGTCGTAGATTCGGGGAGTTTCTCGGCAGCCGCACGACAACTCGGTATTGCGCCATCGTCCGTGTCTCGTCAAATCAACCAACTCGAAGAAGACCTGGGCGCGAGACTTTTCGTCCGTACAACGCGGAAGTTAAGCCTTACCGAAGCGGGGCAGCTCTACTATGAGCGCGCTCGCGGCATCATCGACGACGTCAATGAAGCGAAACTGGCGTTATCACAGCTCGGATCGCCGAGTGGGATTCTTCGCGTTACGGTGCCAAGCGGCATAGGCCGGCAACTTGTGGTTTCCGCAGTTCCGGCCTTTCTCGATAAGTATCCGGCCATCAAAATCGTCTTGTCGATGACAGACCGAATGGTAGACATCGTCGACGCTGGCATCGATGTCGCCATCCGCGTGGGGCGTCAAAGGGACTCAAGCTTCAAAGCTCGGAAGATCGGCGAAAGCAAACGGATTGTCTGTGCCAGCCCTGAATATCTAAAAAAAGCCGGCACGCCGAAAAAACCAGTGGATCTCGAGAGTCATAACTGCATCACCTGGCGAGATCATCCCGGACACAATGTCTGGACATTTCGCGGGCCTGACGGCGTCTCGAATGTGCGTGCTTCAGGGAGTTTTTTCGCAAAAAATGCGGATGCGATCGTAGCCGCCACGGTTGCCGGCCTGGGGCTTTCGCTATTGCCCGACTGGAATATGGGTATCGAACTCCGGCAAAAGCAGCTGCGACCGGTACTGACAGATTACCAGGCCAGTCCCGCGGCCAGCCCGGTTTACGCCGTGCATGCGCATCAACGGCACGTGCCACCGAAAATTCGCGTGTTTATAGATTTTCTTATCGAAGCCTTCGCGAGAACTCGATACTCATAG
- a CDS encoding antibiotic biosynthesis monooxygenase produces the protein MVVIVEFEMRAGMDSEFEAALKHMQEQVKQYDGFLGEAPCCSLENERKFVSLFFWRDREAIKAWRDDPEHVKVQQLSREKIFAWYKIRVCELEREYEREYSE, from the coding sequence ATGGTTGTAATTGTAGAGTTCGAAATGCGGGCCGGTATGGATTCAGAGTTCGAGGCCGCGCTGAAGCATATGCAAGAGCAGGTCAAACAATACGACGGGTTTCTGGGTGAGGCGCCGTGTTGCAGTCTCGAAAATGAGAGGAAGTTCGTGAGTCTGTTTTTTTGGCGCGATCGCGAGGCCATAAAAGCGTGGCGGGACGATCCGGAGCATGTAAAAGTACAGCAACTCAGCCGCGAAAAAATTTTTGCCTGGTACAAGATTCGCGTCTGTGAACTTGAGCGTGAGTACGAGCGGGAATACTCGGAATAA